Proteins co-encoded in one Halorussus lipolyticus genomic window:
- the coxB gene encoding cytochrome c oxidase subunit II: MSSKRTAFATVLGVAALALFADPALAYESTTEELIRSLNTQLLYMAIPITVLVEGILIYTVWKYRKNDDPKPTKENRRLEISWTIATALVLLVVGYASYGVMANSYVSQAQSDIDPGEDAVEVEVVGQKYLWNYNYEGENVSATGTLVLPKGQNVYLNITSTDWLHAFHVPELGLKQDAIPGQHNTIKTKLTETGTYQLYCAEYCGVGHSKMLGEVEVVSQDEYQDWLDEQQGNSSS; this comes from the coding sequence ATGAGTTCCAAGCGGACAGCCTTCGCAACGGTACTGGGGGTCGCGGCACTCGCCCTGTTCGCCGACCCGGCGCTCGCCTACGAGTCCACCACGGAGGAGCTGATTCGGTCGCTGAACACTCAGCTTCTCTACATGGCGATTCCCATCACGGTGTTGGTCGAGGGTATCCTCATCTACACCGTCTGGAAGTACCGTAAGAACGACGACCCGAAGCCGACCAAGGAGAACCGTCGCCTCGAAATCTCGTGGACCATCGCCACCGCGCTGGTCCTGCTGGTCGTCGGGTACGCCTCCTACGGCGTGATGGCCAACAGTTACGTCTCGCAGGCCCAGAGCGACATCGACCCCGGCGAGGACGCGGTTGAAGTCGAAGTCGTCGGCCAGAAGTACCTCTGGAACTACAACTACGAGGGTGAGAACGTCTCGGCGACCGGTACGCTCGTCCTCCCGAAGGGCCAGAACGTGTATTTGAATATCACGTCTACGGACTGGCTTCACGCCTTCCACGTCCCCGAACTCGGCCTGAAGCAGGACGCCATCCCCGGCCAACACAACACCATCAAGACGAAGCTCACCGAAACCGGCACCTATCAGCTTTACTGCGCTGAGTACTGTGGCGTCGGCCACTCGAAGATGCTCGGCGAAGTCGAAGTCGTGAGCCAAGACGAGTATCAAGACTGGCTCGACGAACAGCAGGGCAACAGTTCGAGCTAA
- a CDS encoding cytochrome c oxidase subunit 3, which produces MTVADDSAEEHGHHLPAVEDWPRGFGEASWWPFITALGGAGIYIGAALFLLGQGQQPIVNPMYGPLAFVGSVALFLAGLYGWVYHAFVKAFWSSDGHGAGALRWGMVLFLGSEIATFSAGFVYYFFIRVGTWSTEGLPHLVGSLVLVNTALLVLSSITLHWGHIELRKGNRQNFLIGLAATLLLGVIFIGGQVYEYYAFIQHEGFTIGSGIFASAFYGLTGLHGLHVSMGAVLIGIVFIRALYGQYTADRHVSVTTVSMYWHFVDAVWIFLVVVLYAGAEVAV; this is translated from the coding sequence ATGACAGTAGCGGACGATTCAGCAGAAGAGCACGGCCATCACCTCCCGGCCGTCGAGGACTGGCCTCGCGGCTTCGGCGAGGCGAGTTGGTGGCCCTTCATCACCGCACTCGGCGGTGCGGGCATCTACATCGGGGCCGCCCTGTTCCTCCTCGGGCAGGGACAGCAACCCATCGTCAACCCGATGTACGGGCCGCTCGCGTTCGTCGGGTCCGTCGCGCTGTTCCTCGCCGGACTGTACGGCTGGGTCTACCACGCCTTCGTCAAGGCGTTCTGGTCCAGCGACGGTCACGGCGCGGGCGCGCTCAGATGGGGCATGGTACTATTCCTCGGCTCTGAAATAGCGACGTTCAGCGCCGGGTTCGTGTATTACTTCTTCATCCGCGTGGGCACGTGGTCCACCGAAGGACTGCCACACCTCGTCGGGTCGCTGGTACTGGTCAACACCGCCCTGCTGGTGCTGTCCAGCATCACGCTCCACTGGGGCCACATCGAACTCCGGAAGGGCAACCGCCAGAACTTCCTCATCGGCCTCGCCGCGACGCTCCTGCTCGGAGTCATCTTCATCGGCGGGCAGGTGTACGAGTACTACGCGTTCATCCAACACGAAGGGTTCACCATCGGTTCGGGCATCTTCGCCAGCGCGTTCTACGGCCTGACCGGTCTCCACGGTCTCCACGTCTCGATGGGCGCGGTCCTCATCGGCATCGTGTTCATCCGCGCGCTCTACGGGCAGTACACCGCCGACCGCCACGTCTCGGTCACGACGGTTTCGATGTACTGGCACTTCGTGGACGCGGTCTGGATTTTCCTCGTCGTCGTGCTGTACGCCGGCGCGGAAGTCGCAGTCTGA
- the pdhA gene encoding pyruvate dehydrogenase (acetyl-transferring) E1 component subunit alpha produces the protein MAIQAPNLTRVVDPDGTVNEHTDPELSESEVTDLYRLQVLARTFDEKAVKLHRQGRIGTYAPLQGQEAAQVGATYALSDSDYCFPTYRDHAMYLTRGLDLEEVLVYLLGEGNYVDREDPEGLRTFPPTIPIATQLPHAVGTGMAADYKGDDSATLVSFGDGATSEGDFHEGMNFAGVFDAPTVFFCQNNQWAISVPRERQTASATIAQKAQAYGFEGIRVDGNDVLAVYSAVKDALDAAKDGEGPRLIEAVTYRQGAHTTTDDPSKYRDDEEVAEWRKKDPLERTREYLEDTHDWSDDDEDELREWAEQRVAEAVVNAEERTGLDVDDIFEHVYAQTPDHLRRQRQQVVDDPEVER, from the coding sequence ATGGCAATACAGGCACCCAACCTGACGCGCGTGGTGGACCCCGACGGGACCGTGAACGAACATACCGACCCGGAACTCTCGGAGTCGGAAGTAACAGACCTCTATCGACTACAGGTACTCGCGCGGACGTTCGACGAGAAGGCGGTCAAACTCCACCGGCAGGGCCGCATCGGCACCTATGCGCCCCTCCAAGGACAGGAGGCCGCGCAGGTCGGCGCGACCTACGCGCTCTCGGACTCGGACTACTGCTTCCCGACCTACCGCGACCACGCGATGTATCTCACCCGAGGACTCGATTTGGAGGAGGTCCTCGTCTACCTCCTCGGCGAGGGTAACTACGTTGACCGCGAGGACCCCGAGGGTCTCCGGACCTTCCCGCCGACGATTCCCATCGCCACCCAACTCCCCCACGCCGTCGGGACGGGCATGGCGGCCGACTACAAGGGCGACGATTCCGCCACGCTGGTCAGTTTCGGCGACGGTGCCACCAGCGAGGGCGACTTCCACGAGGGGATGAACTTCGCGGGCGTCTTCGACGCGCCAACCGTCTTCTTCTGCCAGAACAACCAGTGGGCCATCTCGGTCCCGCGAGAGCGCCAGACCGCCTCGGCCACCATCGCCCAGAAGGCCCAAGCCTACGGCTTCGAGGGCATCCGGGTGGACGGTAACGACGTGTTGGCGGTCTACAGCGCAGTCAAGGACGCCCTCGACGCCGCGAAGGACGGCGAGGGGCCGCGACTCATCGAGGCCGTGACCTACCGACAGGGTGCCCACACGACCACCGACGACCCCTCGAAGTACCGCGACGACGAGGAGGTAGCGGAGTGGCGCAAGAAGGACCCGCTGGAGCGCACCCGCGAGTATCTGGAGGACACCCATGACTGGTCCGACGACGACGAGGACGAACTCCGCGAGTGGGCCGAACAGCGCGTGGCCGAGGCGGTCGTCAACGCCGAGGAGCGCACCGGACTCGACGTGGACGACATCTTCGAACACGTCTACGCCCAGACGCCCGACCACCTCCGCCGACAGCGTCAACAGGTCGTGGACGACCCCGAAGTCGAGCGTTGA
- a CDS encoding M28 family peptidase: protein MTQWIGETFTSDAGWNHLEDLVNVGNRMAGSEGEREAAELTRDALEAAGARDARLDEFDIQGWTRGDSEIRAGDTTQESIALPRSPDGTAVGELVDLGHGLPEDFENADIEGKVVMAASNIPDYYDRFIHRREKYYYAVEAGAAGFVFRNHVEGCLPPTGSVGTGEDPIGDIPAVGVSKEVGSRLSRRWEGEQVEVAVDAEAHDATSQNVHAELGPDTDEEVLVTSHIDAHDIAEGAMDNGAGTAMVVEMANALAEREDELDTKVHFLAYGAEEVGLVGSGYDAENRDFDSIAGIVNNDGVVRGRTLTFTTHGFDALDDAAEAVADDLGHPVKTIPEQGPHSDHWPYVKWGVPGYHVMSETSDEGRGWGHTYADTLDKLEVRDLREQAIVLTELTVRLAGDEFEAERKDPEEIAEALEAEDQAEGMKIIGDWPYDE, encoded by the coding sequence ATGACACAGTGGATCGGTGAGACGTTCACCAGCGACGCGGGATGGAACCACTTGGAGGACCTCGTAAACGTCGGCAATCGGATGGCCGGGAGCGAGGGCGAGCGCGAGGCCGCGGAACTGACCCGCGACGCGCTGGAAGCGGCGGGGGCGCGCGACGCCAGACTCGACGAGTTCGACATTCAGGGCTGGACCCGCGGCGACAGCGAGATTCGGGCGGGCGACACCACTCAAGAGTCCATCGCGCTCCCGCGAAGCCCCGACGGGACCGCTGTCGGCGAGTTGGTGGACCTCGGCCACGGCCTCCCCGAGGACTTCGAGAACGCCGACATCGAGGGGAAAGTGGTGATGGCGGCCTCGAACATCCCCGACTACTACGACCGGTTCATCCACCGCCGCGAGAAGTACTACTACGCCGTCGAGGCCGGTGCGGCCGGATTCGTCTTCCGGAATCACGTCGAGGGGTGTCTGCCCCCGACCGGGAGCGTCGGTACCGGCGAGGACCCCATCGGCGACATCCCCGCGGTCGGCGTGAGCAAGGAAGTCGGCTCCCGGCTCTCGCGGCGCTGGGAGGGCGAGCAAGTCGAAGTCGCGGTGGACGCCGAGGCCCACGACGCGACCAGCCAGAACGTCCACGCCGAACTCGGCCCGGACACCGACGAGGAGGTCCTCGTCACCAGCCACATCGACGCCCACGACATCGCAGAGGGCGCGATGGACAACGGCGCTGGCACCGCGATGGTCGTGGAGATGGCCAACGCGCTCGCCGAACGCGAGGACGAACTCGACACCAAGGTCCACTTCCTCGCCTACGGTGCCGAGGAGGTCGGCCTCGTCGGGTCGGGATACGACGCCGAGAACCGGGACTTCGACTCCATCGCGGGCATCGTCAACAACGACGGCGTGGTCCGCGGGCGGACGCTCACGTTCACCACCCACGGCTTCGACGCGCTTGACGACGCCGCCGAGGCGGTCGCCGACGACCTCGGCCACCCGGTGAAGACCATCCCCGAGCAGGGACCGCACAGCGACCACTGGCCCTACGTCAAGTGGGGCGTACCGGGCTATCACGTCATGAGCGAGACCAGCGACGAGGGCAGAGGGTGGGGCCACACCTACGCCGACACGCTCGACAAACTCGAAGTTCGGGACCTCCGCGAGCAGGCCATCGTGCTGACCGAACTCACGGTCCGACTCGCGGGCGACGAGTTCGAGGCCGAGCGCAAGGACCCCGAGGAAATCGCCGAGGCGCTGGAAGCCGAGGACCAAGCTGAGGGGATGAAGATTATCGGCGACTGGCCCTACGACGAGTAG
- a CDS encoding ATP-NAD kinase: MTLGIVGDNSVADRIRETAEDAGETVAHRPASDLLAENPETVVAVGESALLAVVREEVRAPVLPVAVGDGFGGVPEESAVRGVERLLAGEFDTTARTLLDVSVGDERVGPALADVTLVTTEPARISEYAVQSRGERVSRFRADGVVVSTPTGSHGYGRSAGGPLLEPATGVVAVVPVAPFAVDVDHWVLSTDDPVTLTVERDEGEVSLLLDDRAERTVRPHTPVEVTAGDPLTLVRVAESRPFFER; the protein is encoded by the coding sequence GTGACGCTCGGTATCGTCGGCGACAACTCGGTCGCCGACCGGATACGCGAGACTGCGGAGGACGCAGGCGAGACCGTCGCCCACCGACCCGCCAGCGACCTCCTCGCCGAGAACCCCGAAACCGTCGTCGCGGTCGGCGAGTCGGCCCTGCTGGCGGTCGTCCGCGAGGAGGTCCGCGCGCCGGTTCTGCCGGTCGCCGTCGGCGACGGGTTCGGCGGCGTCCCCGAGGAGAGCGCGGTCCGGGGAGTCGAGCGCCTGCTGGCGGGCGAGTTCGACACGACCGCACGGACGCTCCTCGACGTGTCGGTTGGCGACGAGCGCGTCGGTCCCGCGCTGGCCGACGTGACCCTCGTGACGACCGAACCCGCCCGCATCTCGGAGTACGCCGTCCAGTCGCGCGGTGAACGCGTCTCGCGCTTTCGGGCCGACGGCGTGGTCGTCTCGACGCCGACCGGGAGCCACGGCTACGGCCGGAGCGCGGGCGGCCCGCTCCTCGAACCCGCCACGGGCGTTGTGGCCGTCGTGCCAGTCGCACCCTTCGCGGTGGACGTGGACCACTGGGTCCTCTCGACCGACGACCCGGTGACGCTGACCGTCGAGCGCGACGAGGGCGAGGTCTCGCTCCTGCTGGACGACCGGGCCGAGCGCACCGTCCGACCTCACACGCCGGTCGAGGTCACCGCGGGCGACCCGCTCACGCTCGTCCGGGTCGCCGAGAGCCGACCGTTCTTCGAGCGATAG
- a CDS encoding DUF7313 family protein, giving the protein MEPLSLLGPIDTLFADVIEYVVFALVLVNMGTRWWAYRDYRKQARSDDHDEELSRNWLHEASNVVLVLGSFYLLSLHHHAGMVLSTLVLGLFLTDFFEFEAKEVELRKDEKLSSPKGALTASFVVFLYAGYLSLFFVVEPVWNAIV; this is encoded by the coding sequence ATGGAACCGCTGTCACTACTCGGACCGATTGACACGCTCTTCGCGGACGTCATCGAGTACGTGGTGTTCGCCTTGGTGCTGGTCAACATGGGCACGCGCTGGTGGGCCTACCGGGACTACCGCAAACAGGCTCGGAGCGACGACCACGACGAGGAACTCAGCCGTAACTGGCTCCACGAGGCTTCGAACGTCGTCCTCGTGCTGGGGTCGTTCTACCTGCTGAGCCTCCACCACCACGCTGGCATGGTACTCTCGACGCTCGTCCTCGGTCTCTTCCTCACGGACTTCTTCGAGTTCGAGGCCAAGGAGGTCGAACTCCGGAAGGACGAGAAACTCTCCAGCCCCAAGGGCGCGCTGACCGCCTCGTTCGTGGTGTTCCTCTACGCGGGCTACCTCAGCCTGTTCTTCGTCGTCGAACCGGTCTGGAACGCCATCGTCTAA
- a CDS encoding DUF7314 family protein codes for MADEFIKGLAIATGGGLIWMVLSGWYTTPGFEDAQLWGPIPEGLDAYGQAAIMLREVLAWFMILGILAFWVVIPALEQLREASS; via the coding sequence ATGGCTGACGAATTCATCAAGGGACTGGCCATCGCCACCGGCGGCGGTCTCATCTGGATGGTGCTGTCGGGTTGGTACACCACGCCCGGCTTCGAGGACGCCCAGCTCTGGGGCCCGATTCCGGAGGGATTGGACGCATACGGACAGGCGGCCATCATGCTCCGCGAGGTGCTGGCGTGGTTCATGATCCTCGGCATCCTCGCCTTCTGGGTCGTCATCCCCGCGCTCGAACAGCTCCGCGAAGCATCGTCGTAA
- a CDS encoding DUF7315 family membrane protein translates to MDSSTDNTDADEETRAREVEVPLRLYKVVTVFSTMFAVAFVVGGFIVLDTATQRARLDFGEMNLPMALLGVAMIAAGAVVYAFATRFRAEGMGKPKDGSDEPSNNG, encoded by the coding sequence ATGGATTCGAGTACCGACAACACCGACGCCGACGAGGAGACTCGCGCACGCGAAGTCGAAGTACCACTCCGTCTCTACAAGGTCGTGACCGTCTTCTCGACCATGTTCGCGGTCGCGTTCGTCGTGGGCGGGTTCATCGTCCTCGACACCGCGACCCAGCGGGCGCGACTCGACTTCGGAGAGATGAACCTGCCGATGGCCCTCCTCGGCGTGGCGATGATAGCCGCGGGCGCGGTGGTCTACGCCTTCGCAACCCGGTTCCGCGCCGAAGGAATGGGAAAACCTAAAGACGGCTCCGACGAACCATCAAACAATGGCTGA
- a CDS encoding cytochrome bc complex cytochrome b subunit codes for MSEEEEPKTDGSGTGIVPPDDETPTWSERKQRTQGLSRLTYEYFERARREDQDLRQESSYVERDVLAFPVWPHEMIRNLSLTSFFVGMTIFLAATLPPHLGAPANPNSTPAVILPDWYLYWSFGLLKLGPLNPELAILGGEKLLSDRSYGVVANLVVVGIIAIVPFLNKGSARRPVEQPFWAAVGFAGFVFAWTISIYSAKNLTPIDPHLLFDLTFLLPIIAGTLAYAVLKSMQEGYMFDLNRRYYRLRPPK; via the coding sequence ATGAGCGAAGAAGAAGAACCCAAGACAGACGGAAGCGGCACAGGCATCGTCCCGCCGGACGACGAGACCCCGACGTGGAGCGAGCGCAAACAGCGCACGCAGGGTCTCTCCCGGCTGACCTACGAGTACTTCGAGCGCGCCCGGCGAGAGGACCAAGACCTCCGTCAGGAGTCCAGTTACGTCGAGCGTGACGTGCTGGCCTTCCCGGTGTGGCCTCACGAGATGATTCGAAACCTCTCGCTGACGAGCTTCTTCGTCGGGATGACCATCTTCCTGGCGGCGACGCTCCCACCGCACCTTGGTGCGCCAGCCAATCCGAACTCGACCCCGGCGGTCATCCTGCCCGACTGGTATCTCTACTGGTCGTTCGGACTGCTGAAGCTCGGCCCGCTCAACCCCGAGCTGGCGATTCTCGGCGGCGAGAAACTGCTGTCCGACCGCTCCTACGGCGTGGTCGCTAACCTCGTCGTGGTCGGTATCATCGCCATCGTCCCCTTCCTGAACAAGGGGAGCGCGCGCCGTCCCGTCGAACAGCCCTTCTGGGCCGCGGTCGGGTTCGCGGGATTCGTCTTCGCGTGGACCATCAGTATCTACTCGGCGAAGAACCTCACGCCAATCGACCCACACCTACTGTTCGACCTGACGTTCCTCCTGCCAATCATCGCGGGAACGCTGGCTTACGCCGTTCTCAAGTCGATGCAGGAGGGGTACATGTTCGACCTCAATCGGCGGTACTACCGGCTCCGACCGCCGAAGTAA
- a CDS encoding cytochrome b, whose protein sequence is MSLERKDDYDHGEWMREKNLTPVETTFLTVLIWLDKRFRIVDYLEIMETLYYRVNMQMPKSHTEQYNLDNKFWYWYPLYALGSFSTIAYVIAALSGALLGFYYAPATTGDPTTAYNQLAFIMTELNFGFMLRSIHRWSAQVMVAAVFLHMLRVYFTGAYKEPRELNWIIGIILISLTMVFGYTGYLLPWDQLAFWAGQIGVEMARSIPLVGEWIAQLIFGGFSLGQATLQRMYIMHVFLLPFVVTTLIAVHIGIVWIQGIAEPH, encoded by the coding sequence ATGAGTCTCGAACGCAAAGACGACTACGACCACGGCGAGTGGATGCGGGAGAAGAACCTCACGCCGGTAGAGACAACTTTCCTGACGGTCCTCATCTGGCTGGACAAGCGGTTCCGCATCGTCGATTACCTCGAGATCATGGAGACCCTCTACTACAGGGTCAACATGCAGATGCCCAAGAGCCACACCGAGCAGTACAACTTGGACAACAAGTTCTGGTACTGGTACCCGCTGTACGCGCTCGGTAGCTTCTCGACCATCGCCTACGTCATTGCGGCGCTGAGTGGGGCCTTACTCGGGTTCTACTACGCGCCAGCGACGACAGGCGACCCGACGACGGCGTACAACCAGTTGGCGTTCATCATGACGGAGCTGAACTTCGGGTTCATGCTCCGGTCCATCCATCGCTGGTCGGCACAGGTGATGGTCGCCGCGGTGTTCCTCCACATGCTCCGAGTGTACTTCACCGGGGCGTACAAGGAACCGCGCGAACTGAACTGGATCATCGGTATCATCCTCATCAGTCTCACGATGGTGTTCGGATACACGGGCTACCTGCTCCCGTGGGACCAGCTGGCCTTCTGGGCCGGACAGATCGGCGTCGAGATGGCGCGGTCGATTCCGCTCGTCGGTGAGTGGATCGCCCAGCTCATCTTCGGCGGATTCAGCCTCGGGCAGGCGACGCTCCAGCGCATGTACATCATGCACGTCTTCCTGCTCCCGTTCGTCGTGACGACGCTCATCGCGGTCCACATCGGCATCGTGTGGATTCAGGGCATCGCAGAACCGCACTAA
- a CDS encoding ubiquinol-cytochrome c reductase iron-sulfur subunit translates to MPEEEDKYPESTGRRRFVKGVVGSASLAGVGTAAAAGINSATAPTGAGGGITKFMAMENTAGPAPRGMPQIPIEIDSEGYLKGVWPEVKTVEQQGREVKVARMDLGGKTYSNEWFQYCGVQTSPGLKPDADQDNYFRYTGNSKFTWQNESVEGGQKIHVDDFDDYQTWGNGIGKSGLGKPAQGTWRSQDVPASSTIPIQVIRSTRVEEMAKSNQWLKASTEEGFIANLNKCTHFCCVPTFKGLKGSKVASAENMIYCQCHQSVYDPFNIVEKSFVALPRPEE, encoded by the coding sequence ATGCCAGAAGAAGAAGACAAATATCCGGAAAGCACAGGTCGTCGCCGCTTCGTGAAGGGCGTCGTCGGTAGTGCCTCCCTCGCCGGGGTCGGCACCGCCGCCGCGGCAGGTATCAACTCTGCCACCGCCCCGACCGGCGCGGGCGGTGGTATTACGAAGTTCATGGCGATGGAGAACACCGCGGGACCGGCCCCGCGCGGGATGCCCCAGATTCCCATCGAAATCGACTCGGAGGGATACCTCAAGGGCGTCTGGCCCGAGGTCAAGACGGTCGAACAGCAGGGACGCGAAGTCAAGGTCGCCCGGATGGACCTCGGCGGCAAGACCTACTCCAACGAGTGGTTCCAGTACTGCGGCGTCCAGACCAGTCCCGGTCTCAAGCCTGACGCGGATCAAGATAACTACTTCCGCTACACGGGCAACTCGAAGTTCACGTGGCAGAACGAAAGTGTCGAGGGCGGCCAGAAAATCCACGTCGACGACTTCGACGACTACCAGACGTGGGGCAACGGCATCGGTAAGAGCGGCCTCGGTAAGCCCGCACAGGGGACGTGGCGCTCGCAAGACGTGCCCGCGTCGTCCACGATTCCGATTCAAGTCATCCGGAGTACCCGCGTCGAGGAGATGGCCAAGAGCAACCAGTGGCTCAAGGCCAGTACCGAGGAAGGATTTATCGCAAACCTGAACAAATGCACGCACTTTTGTTGTGTGCCGACGTTCAAGGGCCTGAAAGGGTCGAAGGTGGCCAGCGCAGAGAACATGATCTACTGCCAGTGTCACCAGTCGGTCTACGACCCCTTCAACATCGTCGAGAAATCGTTCGTCGCGCTCCCGCGACCGGAGGAATAA
- a CDS encoding DUF7318 family protein, with translation MSSTGSTYGDIHRYEPARESTAAAIAIVLLTVVEVVFVGLFTYGLVSGWGYSGVGNMYLGFILAVIFIDLAFVLLLYRKEFLPDVMIVKKRRRKWEDLYIREEQQHGADSLGNAWEQFKHAVYPYYKR, from the coding sequence ATGTCATCCACAGGCTCAACCTACGGCGACATTCACCGCTACGAACCGGCCCGCGAGAGTACGGCCGCGGCCATCGCCATCGTTCTGTTGACGGTGGTCGAGGTCGTCTTCGTCGGTCTGTTCACCTACGGGCTAGTGAGCGGTTGGGGGTACAGCGGGGTCGGGAACATGTACCTCGGGTTCATCCTCGCGGTCATCTTCATCGACCTCGCGTTCGTCCTCCTGTTGTACCGCAAGGAGTTCCTCCCGGACGTGATGATCGTCAAGAAGCGTCGTCGCAAGTGGGAGGACCTCTACATCCGCGAAGAACAGCAACACGGCGCCGACTCCCTCGGTAACGCGTGGGAACAGTTCAAGCACGCAGTCTACCCGTACTACAAACGATAA
- a CDS encoding plastocyanin/azurin family copper-binding protein, producing the protein MAASGVAGGTAAGATAAGAQETTTTSSGNTTTASGNETTTAANETATGGQSGGGGPTKEVIVGPGGSLVFEPAEITIAPGTTVKFVWESDNHNVVPDGQPDGANWEGTEGGASKTYDTGYEYSYTFETTGTYEYFCQPHKTAGMVGSITVQEGGPKTGGGGGEADPKHMGVPFQAHFVGLATLLMIVVSIIYTFFTVKYGESPHASGSNR; encoded by the coding sequence ATGGCAGCCAGCGGTGTTGCTGGCGGAACTGCCGCGGGGGCGACGGCCGCCGGGGCACAGGAGACGACTACCACGTCGTCCGGCAACACCACGACTGCCTCTGGAAACGAGACCACGACCGCCGCCAACGAAACCGCGACTGGAGGTCAGTCCGGCGGTGGCGGTCCGACCAAAGAGGTGATAGTCGGTCCCGGCGGGAGCCTTGTGTTCGAACCCGCCGAGATCACAATTGCTCCCGGCACGACGGTCAAGTTCGTCTGGGAGTCAGACAACCACAACGTCGTCCCCGATGGCCAACCCGACGGTGCGAACTGGGAAGGGACCGAGGGCGGCGCGAGCAAGACCTACGACACGGGTTACGAGTACAGTTACACCTTCGAGACGACGGGTACCTACGAGTACTTCTGCCAGCCCCACAAGACCGCCGGAATGGTCGGTTCCATTACGGTCCAAGAGGGCGGTCCGAAGACCGGCGGCGGTGGCGGCGAAGCCGACCCGAAACACATGGGCGTGCCGTTCCAAGCGCACTTCGTCGGACTGGCAACCCTCCTGATGATCGTCGTCTCGATCATCTACACGTTCTTTACCGTGAAGTACGGCGAATCACCGCACGCGAGCGGGAGTAACAGATAA
- a CDS encoding DUF7319 domain-containing protein: MTDASDDPAGEQSADAPESRDASAPEHRDADIGERRDDEGPRLSPEEIEQKYDFEDFGPQDMAEMSYEEWETAFDHDSWITGDELLDRVEADLKSRVADRDVFAVVERIQQEGETQLLAYSDEGYAVVYPDGTVEGSGTVLRDVKPSVALASMESYEVPEPPEGDVLPDPAEVPEGSGQLGNQLMQVIAGVHVLAGVALFAAWIAMGLPIVAAVASMGFFVFGVFVFLLVANARLSDRFRAEEYRNRLRAVGLEDDDRPDFLPGEDGEQADSVPDDTTAETEVSSASEGGN, encoded by the coding sequence ATGACCGACGCCTCGGACGACCCGGCGGGCGAGCAATCTGCGGACGCCCCGGAGTCGCGGGACGCGAGCGCGCCCGAACACCGCGATGCGGACATCGGCGAGCGACGCGACGACGAGGGTCCCCGACTCAGCCCCGAGGAGATAGAACAGAAGTACGACTTCGAGGACTTCGGCCCGCAGGACATGGCCGAGATGAGCTACGAGGAGTGGGAGACCGCCTTCGACCACGACTCGTGGATTACGGGCGACGAACTCCTCGACAGAGTGGAGGCCGACCTCAAGAGCCGAGTCGCCGACCGGGACGTGTTCGCCGTGGTCGAGCGCATCCAACAGGAAGGTGAGACCCAACTACTGGCGTACTCCGACGAGGGCTACGCCGTGGTCTATCCAGACGGGACCGTCGAGGGGAGCGGGACCGTTCTCCGGGACGTGAAACCCTCGGTCGCGCTGGCGTCGATGGAGAGCTACGAGGTCCCCGAACCTCCGGAGGGCGACGTGCTTCCCGACCCCGCCGAGGTTCCCGAAGGCTCGGGCCAACTCGGCAACCAGTTGATGCAGGTTATCGCGGGGGTCCACGTCCTCGCGGGGGTCGCGCTGTTCGCCGCGTGGATAGCGATGGGCCTGCCCATCGTCGCGGCGGTGGCCTCGATGGGGTTCTTCGTCTTCGGCGTGTTCGTCTTCCTGCTGGTGGCGAACGCCCGACTCTCCGACCGGTTCCGGGCCGAGGAGTACCGCAACCGCCTCCGAGCGGTCGGACTGGAGGACGACGACCGCCCCGATTTCCTCCCCGGAGAGGACGGCGAGCAGGCCGATTCGGTCCCGGACGACACCACAGCAGAGACCGAAGTCTCCTCGGCGTCTGAAGGTGGCAACTAG